Proteins from a genomic interval of Lycium ferocissimum isolate CSIRO_LF1 chromosome 2, AGI_CSIRO_Lferr_CH_V1, whole genome shotgun sequence:
- the LOC132047681 gene encoding uncharacterized protein LOC132047681, which translates to MNLYTNQKKEIKIRWHKPPLKWFKLKIDGAFDCKSNIGGIAGLFRDHNGDWITGYGCKCFANSPLHAELLALDHGLQVAINRNLQPLEIEIDSTDVIKALSIGNDTYSSLISSCRWLLSQLQNILIRHSFREGNHAAHLLAKEASKMSHLNVRKNYAISPTSVVHQLSLDKSSTMF; encoded by the coding sequence ATGAACCTCTATACCaaccaaaaaaaggaaattaaaatcAGATGGCATAAGCCTCCACTcaaatggtttaaattgaaaaTTGATGGTGCCTTTGATTGCAAAAGTAATATAGGAGGCATTGCAGGTCTCTTCAGGGATCATAATGGCGATTGGATCACtggttatggatgtaaatgttTTGCTAACTCTCCTCTTCATGCAGAATTGTTAGCTCTGGATCATGGATTACAGGTTGCCATCAATAGAAACTTACAACCGCTGGAGATTGAAATTGACAGCACGGATGTCATTAAAGCTCTTTCTATAGGAAATGACACTTATTCTTCTCTTATCTCCTCTTGCAGATGGTTGTTGTCCCAGTTGCAGAACATACTGATCAGGCATAGCTTCAGGGAGGGAAATCATGCAGCACACCTTTTGGCAAAGGAAGCTTCCAAGATGTCCCATCTAAATGTTAGGAAAAACTATGCTATTTCACCTACTAGTGTTGTTCACCAGCTAAGTTTGGATAAGTCTAGTACTATGTTTTAA
- the LOC132042029 gene encoding WPP domain-associated protein-like, which translates to MLKQIGDLNLAMEDSLIEASVREEVYTCFLRDLSGGTRNEAEELNLGFELLNDSNDTDAESTKFEIEDLEIECLIMQEICGVISGEGIKEAKDMLKKLYSEYLNEKDIRISLETKVIEMENKLKFEVEEKDRLKQLVSELEICVTEKENLATEASAALAKKMGQFEQVLQELNAVKEFATQLNKSLEEKEEELNAVKEFANQQQTLASGCNKEVNVVKGQLAEALAQIEVLKEEAAQLNKSLEEKEEELKGANNSEEKKGFSPKRKKSKFVTWAAATNYLRKMLRRNK; encoded by the exons ATGCTAAAACAGATAGGAGATCTCAATTTAGCCATGGAAGACTCACTGATAGAAGCTTCTGTAAGGGAAGAAGTGTATACCTGTTTTCTAAGGGATCTCAGTGGGGGGACAAGAAATGAAGCTGAGGAATTAAACTTGGGATTCGAGTTGCTTAATGATAGTAATGATACAGATGCTGAAAGtacaaaatttgaaattgaagaTTTAGAGATAGAGTGCCTCATTATGCAAGAAATTTGTGGAGTGATTTCCGGTGAAGGCATCAAGGAGGCTAAAGACATGCTTAAGAAACTGTATTCGGAATATTTGAATGAAAAAGACATTCGTATTTCTCTCGAAACAAAAGTTATTGAGAtggaaaacaaattaaaattcgAGGTTGAAGAGAAGGACAGACTGAAGCAACTGGTTTCTGAGCTGGAAATATGTGTGACTGAAAAGGAGAATTTAGCAACAGAGGCATCAGCTGCTCTAGCAAAAAAGATGGGTCAATTTGAGCAGGTGCTTCAAGAGTTAAATGCTGTGAAAGAATTTGCAA CCCAACTAAATAAAAGTCTtgaggagaaggaggaggagttAAATGCTGTGAAAGAATTTGCAAATCAACAACAAACATTAGCTTCTGGGTGCAACAAAGAAGTAAATGTAGTAAAGGGCCAGTTGGCAGAAGCATTGGCGCAAATTGAAGTATTGAAAGAGGAGGCAGCCCAACTAAATAAAAGTCTtgaggagaaggaggaggagttAAAAGGAGCTAATAATTCTGAGGAGAAAAAGGGTTTcagcccaaaaaggaaaaaaagcaaATTTGTAACTTGGGCAGCTGCAACAAACTATTTAAGAAAAATGCTGAGGAGAAATAAGTAG